The Antechinus flavipes isolate AdamAnt ecotype Samford, QLD, Australia chromosome 5, AdamAnt_v2, whole genome shotgun sequence DNA segment AGGTGGAATGCTGTCGCCTGAGTACAGACCTGCAGAAGGCCAAAAGTCATCAGGATAAGCAGGCCTCTGAGCTCCAAAGACTGCAGGATGAGGTTACCCGGACTCAGAATCTGTTGGATGAGGCCCAGCAGCATATTGTGAGTAAGGGCCTGGCTACCTGAATCCTGGGCAGGAGGAGCCAGGAGAGTCTCTGGGACTAGAGTGTAAGACAGAGGCATCACACTTGTGGCTGGCCTCTCTGGCTGTACCTGAAACCACTTTAAAATgcaactgggaaatgtttaacaaaataaataaaaatacaatacaacataggGTTAATTTGAGACTTTCTAAGTCAGTTTGCAGCTCTCAGAAATAAATTTAAGTTTCATACTTTTAGTATGAGgggggcttcttaaactttttccactaacAATTCCTTTTCATGCAAAagatttttatgtgactccagtagctaagtatttttaaaaagcatgcaataaaacatttactgataataaatcacaaagaaatttattttaaaacaattctttggtatacatataattttaccacttATTAAAGGTAAGGCAAATTTGCATAACAATGAAATCGatatacttgtttatttttacataaaggattaaatcttggcagaatatttaatatattttattgttgctaaatttttcacaaccctcacattcagttatgcaaccccaaatggggttgtaacccacagtttaagaagctttggtacaagcaaaataactgtatggatatgtatacatatattgtatttaactcatactttaacatatttaacatgtattggtcaacctgccatctgggggagggggtggggggaaggagaggaaaagttggaacaaaaggttttgcagttgtcaatgctgaaaaattatccatgcatatatcttgtaaataaaaagttatctaaaaaaaaaaaaaaagctttggtaCAGAGGAAAcctatgaaacaaaataaaaagagagaggaagggattgGCTGCTGTAGTTTGGGGGCAAGTCACCTGGGTCCTGAGTAGAGGAAGAATGTAGAATCTAATGGAAGATAGGAAACTTTGGAGTAAAGAGCCCTGGGATGCCCATCTTAGTTCAGATATAACTGACTCTATGCCTGTATTTTTCCCAAAGGCTGAATTGGAGCCCCTGAAAGAGCAGCTTCGAGGAAGTCAGGAGCTTGCAGTCTCAAGCCAACAAAAGGCTGCCCTGCTCGGGGAAGAGCTGGCCAGCACAGCAAGTGCCAGAGACCGGACCATGGCCGAGCTCCACCGAAACCGGCTCGAGCTAGCTGAGGCTAACAACAGGTTAATGGAGCTCAGTCTGCAGTGGAGAGAAGACAAGGGTTCATGGAGCAAGGAACGGACAGGACTTCTGCAAAATGTAGAGGTGCAGAGACAGGGGCATGAGGACTGGGGGAAGCCACAGGGAGGGGGAACAGCCAATTCCTGGGGAGAGCTGTAACCTGAGTCGGCCCTTGCCGATCTCCACTGGTTAGGGGTAGGTGGGGAATGAGTCTGTCCTCCTGGTCCATAGAGTGtcctcctcctcacccccccccccccagggcctTCTCTACATCTCCTCCTGTTCTTCACAGACTCTGGGACTGTGAGAGTTAGAGAGAGGCAGCAAAGGAGATGCAGAGAAGACCAAGTGAGCCTGAGGGGCAGGGAGATTGTGCCAGGGATGGGGCTCTTATCTGAGACATTCTCCTTCCTGCCCACACCCAGGCAGAGAAGGATAAAATCCTAAAACTGAGTGCCGAAGTCCTGAGACTGGAGAAGGCTGTGCAAGAAGAGAGGACCCAGAGACAAGGGCTCAAGGCCGACCTGGCTCAAGAGAAGGATTCCAGCCTGGTGAGATTTCTCAGCCCCTGTGCCTCTGCCCACAGTCCCCTGACTCTGCTGTCCTTTCTTCTAAATGCCTAGAATGTAAAGTCAGAGGTCAGAGAGTCGAGGGGCCGGAAAGCCCTTAGAAGCTGCGGGACTcacctctctcattttacaggccTAGTTAAGGATAGATCACCTGCCGAGGATACTGCTCAGgtccattttattttgcatcttgtTCATAAGCAGCCTTGTCTGCTTTGATTAggtatttaaaatccttttttgctACTAACATACAGGCCTTTGGCATCAGTTGGATTGACTTGAGGTAACCTAGACTGAACAgacagtaaaatatatatatcaggaCTTAAGCAACCCATATTCAGCCTAGTTGTAATGTCTCAGATGTCTGATGGCTTAGTCCCTAGTTCTGAGACCCATAGATTAGGGAAGGGAGCATGGGTTAGGCTGCAGTATTGAGGGAAAGCTGAGTGGTGGAGGCTGGCTTTGGGATTCCAGGTTTCTTCCTTTCATGCCCCAGAGGTCATGTTCTAAGAGAGAAGTTCTTGATTCTTTATTCTCCATGACCCTTCTCCTACAGGTGCAGCTGTCAGAAAGCAAGAGAGAGCTAACAGAGCTTCGGTCAGCCCTTCGAGTGTTTCAGAAGGAAAAGGAGCAGCTGCAGGAGGAGAAGCAGGTAAGCCATGCTTAGAACTCAGGAGGCCCTGGGTCCCACAGCCCCAGCTTCTGCACAGACTGGGCAGCTCCCAGCTTTGCTAACTCCTCCCAGCAGCAGAGCCCCAGTCTAGGGCCTCTGTGAGACAGTGATAAAAGGGCAGCCTTCAGAGTCAGAGGACACGGATTCAGATCTCAGCTCTGTTCTTTACCAGCTTTATATCCTGGGCCCTCCTGGGACTCAGCcttctcatatataaaatctgGACTTGACTAGGTTGGACTAGGTTGCCCCTGCATTCCTTTCAATTTAAAGCTCTGACTTTATGATATAAGAACTTATAGTCTCTCAGAAAGGATGTGGTCACTTTCAGTTCCCTTAACATTATATTGCTGTATTATATGATTCTGTTTATATAGTTCTATTATATAATAGCATTCGTGTGATATTAGAAGAGGAATAAGGTAGACTAGCAGCAGGCTCCAGAGCAGAGATATAAGAAGGTCTGGGATCAAAGCTGTCTCTCTTCTTAACCCTCCCTTCGATGTCCTCACTCCCTTTTGGGAGCAGAACTTATCTCTGGGACCAGGGAATCTTCATGGCCCAGGAGTTTGGGGCCTTCTCTGTCTTTACCATGTGCTTCCAACCCAGGAACTGCTTGAATACATGAGGAAGCTGGAGGCCCGCCTAGAAAAAGTGGCCGATGAGAAGTGGAGTGAGGATGCAGCCACTGAGGATGAAGAGGCAACTCTCGGTCTGAGTCCATGCACCTTTGACTCCCCTCCTTCGGCCTTTCCCTTGCCCATCCCCAGCACTGCAGAGTGCCTAGTGGGAAAACTTCAGGGCCCCTTAAGGGTTGACCCTCCTTCTCCCATGTGTCCCTATGGGCAGTGGTTCCAGGTtctgtcctttctctctcccttagaGGGGAGCCCTTGACAGCCCTTCCTCCCCACTCACAGGCTACACTACAGCAGTGCTTTCAGACTCAGAAGATGAATACCCAGAGGACATGAGGCTCCCTTCCCATGGGTTGTGTGAGCGAGGAGGCCCTGGCTGTAATCCCTCTGGACCCCGAGACACCCCCGCCCACGTGGTCATCAGCCAGCCATCCCCCATTGCTCCTCACACAGCAAGGGTCCATGATGATAGTAGCTCTGACTCAGTGAGTGTGACAAAGACAGGAGAGTCTTTGGGAGGaggggctggggtgggggagtTGAGGGAGCTGTACCAGTTGTCCTAGCCTCCAGACACAGGGCTTTTCAGCCTGATGGgtcccttttctcctttgttgGGTAGGAAAGTGGCTCGGTTGTCATGACCCTCCAAGTCCATTAGACCACCTGCTCTTCACCTTGAGTAACCTTGAACACAGGCCTGCTCTGCTCTGGCCTTCGTCCGTGTCCCATCTCTGATGACTCATTTGGTCCCATATTCTGGTTCCCACATCTGTTCCCTGCCCGGGGctctcttccctcccatcccGGGGCCCATTCGTGCCCCTTTGTCTCCCTTCCCCAATGCCCACCTTCTGAAACGCTGCCCCGCTCTCCCTGTGTCTGCGTGCCCAGGAGGCAGAGGATGAAAAGGCAGTGCTGATGGCAGCAGTGCAGAGCGGAGGGGAGGAGGCCAGCCTGCTGCTTCCCGAGCTGGGCAGCGCCTTCTATGATGTGGCCAGGTGAGGTGGGACGCTCCCAAGAATGTGCCAGGGCAGGATGGAGCCCCATGGCCAGGGACAGCCCTAAAGCATTTGCTATCATGGTGCAGACCCATATTCTTGATCTAAGCCGAGATGGAGGAAGGGCCAAGGGGTGGGTCATTGGATCTTAAAATTACTAGTTACCTCATAAAGTCCCAGATGCCTCTGGGTTCTAAATTTCACTCAACTTAAAAATGTACCATCGGTACTCAGAGGCTCTACTTGTAACAAGCTTCTGTGTTGTTTTAGCACCATCTTCCGTGGAGCCCAAATTGTCTTGCACCCCCTCTCTCCTGCCCTTTCCCCCCCCCACGCTGGCAGGTAGGTGCCTAGACCACTGAAAAAAGGGAAGCAATCAAGGACCACAGGGATGGAAAAACTGGGATTCAGCATCTGATTATCCATGGGTCTTTAGCTTTCCCCAGTTCCCTTGGAGACTCTGCAAGAGGTAGagctggggagggagagagtcagGTATCCAAATGGTAAGTGGTCTCCCAACGCAGGAGAGAGTAAACGATTGAGAACCAGGCATCTAGGCCCCCGGCTCTGTCCCAGATATTGGGACAGACAAGGCAAAGGAGATGGGAGAACGCCATCATCTCCTCCTTGGCTAGCGCGGGAAGATGAAGGACGATGTCAGACTCATTTTCGGCCTCATTAGGCagcagacagagatggagggaggagagctTGGGGTTGGGGGATGGGCTTTGGAAACTTGGCTGAGGAGGCCAGTAAGAGGCTGGGGAGGTAACTGATGCCAGCATCATTGAGAACTAGGAAAAAAGCAAGGCCTCTTTGGTTCTGCCCCAACGGGCCTCAGCTTCGAGAAGGACCAAGAGCGTAAGGGATGCAGGCAGCGTAGCATATGAACAGGAGCATCTGAACTTCTGCTCCTAGGAtcaaggaggaggggggaggaaggacaGCAGGACTAAATCACCTCCTCACCACTCTACCTCTCCATAGTGGCTTTGTTGGGGGCCCCCTTTCCGAGGCCAGCCCAGGGGGCCCTGACGCCCCGCCTTGGAAGGAGTGTCCCATATGTAAGGAACAGTTTCCTGAGGGTGACAAGGATGCCTTGGAGGAACACGTGGATGGACACTTCTTCTTCAGCACCCAGGATCCTTTTACCTTTGAATGATAAACACACGCATATATACACAGAGTTTGTGACAAACTGGGTTTCAGGCCATCAGGATCCCTAAGAAATCCTCCACCCCACTCCATTTCCACTTATTCTGACCTTGAGTCCACGACAAGGCTCTTGTGGAACACTGATGGAAATGGGTGCTCCTCCCCCAACCAAACAAAATACCACCCAGTGGTTTGAGGGACACTCTAGTGTCCTGGTTTCTTTCCACGTGAGCCACCAAGGCTCCCCTGCCCTTCCCAGACCACCATTGTTTATACCTACCACCGTCAAAACAGTCTGACTTCTGTTGGGTCAGTGTTCCAAAGCCAACTCTTGGAACATCCGTTCCTCCCAGGgttcccatttggggtttatACTTGTTATCTGAGTTCTGTCTCTAGTTTTCATGAAGACAGGAAAATCCATGACCCTCTCAGCTCTCAGCTTCATCTCTGTTCCCTCACTACCTTTTCCTAATTTGTCCATATGATTAGATGTTAAGTTTTGGTTTCTTTTGGAGGTAAAGAAGACCCCCTGCACCAATTCTTCCCTTTCCTGCAGTATCCTCTTACTccacatagaaagaaaaattcatctgTGCCTTTTGtgttggaggggaggggagcaaCTGAAACCAAGTATTTCCATCTGGCCTGTCCTCATCCCCCTTGACAGCAATAAGATAGTCTTCCCTAACATCCTCCATGTCACCACCACCAtcctcccccactcccctcccAAGTTGTGTAGCATGGGCAGAGATATTTATATGACATGTATACTATTCTAATAAAAAGTGTTCTTACCACAAGCCATGACTGGAGTAAAAGAGTTTAGGTTTGGGGAACAGGTGTTCCCTCGCTCTCTAATCTCTGGATTTTGGTGGGAAGAGAAATTTAGTCATTTGGTAAAAAGGAGCTGGGTGAGTTCCAGACTGTCTGCCACCGCTGCCAGTTCCCagtgggaagaggaagaaggacaCCAGACTGAGACTGGACCTGACTCTCAAAGGAGCTGCAGTTCACTTTGCTGGCTTTTAGAGAGGCTGTGAGTTCTCTCTCCCGGTGAGGAGAGAGGAATGATATGGGTCTGcttgaaaaggagagaaagagcttGGTGATCCAGAAGGGCCCACCCAATCCTGCTCAGGCCCTGGCTCCCTTAAGCAGCCTTCACAGCATCTAGGGCTAGGAAACTGGTAGTGTAATGGGAGAAGGGCTGGCTTTGAAATATGCTACCCGTATGGTCTTGGGCACATCAATTAACCTTGTaggccttattttcctcatctgtaaaatgagggtgttggactagatgacctttaagctCCTTCCAGTTCAAAATCTACTGTACTATGACCTAAGCTATTCACTCATTTtaacattcttcttttaaaaaacgTAATAAATCTCCCTGCCAAAGTGACTCTCCCACCCTAGTGACCACCCAAAGACCCCTCAAACCTTTACTTCTTATTCCCTAGCACTCTTCCCCAAGGGTTCTACACCCTTAATCCTTCAACCTGACAGAAGCATGTACCATCCTCATCACTCTGTTTCCCAGACTCAGGCCCTCCTCTCCCCCAGTGCCTCAGACCcccatttttccatttcccaCATGATGGTCAGTCAAACATATTGACACCTGCATGCATCAACCCAACACAAGAATGTATTTAAAATGGCATACTCATGGCATTTACTGGCCACTCACCTGCTGAAAGGGACATAAAAACATCATGCACAAGCACAAACATTACATAAGGCATAAACAGCACCCAAATACAGCCATGAAAACTCCCGGACGTACAGAATTTGGTGTATAAAAATGAACACATTATGTTGCTGCACCCCAATCAAATTCATATCTACGATGGACCCTCTCAGATTTTAGCCAATTAAAACTGTCTCATCAATGACAACATTCACACCCTCTCATACACCTGCAACGGCTCTAAAACCCTGCTCCAGTTCCTCCCAGCTTCACCTGGACTTCtatcctcccccttcccctactGCACTGTCTCCTAGCAACCTTACCTCCCTCCCTGAATCCCTTCCAAGGAAATTAGAGATAATggatctcttctctctccatcttaGCCCCTCTTTATTGATCCCCCTTTAATGAAAGTTAATTATAACAATGATTTAATTAAtagaatccctctcttcctttattgCTTCCCGTATTAAAACTATTAATAAATACGAGCCAAGCTGACAGAAGCATCCATCACCCAGTTGGGATTCCCCCCCCCTTTCATTGTCTCCTCCCCCAATCCCCCATTGCCAATCTCCCTTGGCCTATAAACTTGCTGGGGTGGTAGGGGTTAATCAGAGAGGAATTATGAGCCCAAAGCAGTATGGGGTCTGTTTAGGAAGTAATCACTTAGTGAGTCTAGAAAGGGAGGGAGTCAGGAGCCTACTCATTTTGTCCCCAAATATGTGGCCTACTGAAcacaggaatagaaagaaaaactgaagggGAGGGAATGAAAAACCATTATTTCCAAAGTCAGGCTATAATACAGAGAACTGGATAAAATGGCTGGTGAAGACACAGTTTTCCTTCCCTGCTCAGAGAAGTCATAGCACAAACCTCTTCCTAGATAGCAGAGACACTTAAGATATTCTTGCTAGAAGGAATGGGGAACACTTGGAAGGAGGGCTGACAATAAGAGAAAATTTCTTAGAAGAGGGAGGTTCATAACAGTTGAGTGGGGGTGTCTCCGACTCTGAAGTTTACACACCTTTATTGGCTGCTTTCATCTTCAGGGACTCTGCTCCCATCTATACCTGATCCTTTCCCATTGCCAACGCTTTGTACAAATGTTCTCTTCCAAGCTGTACCCATTACTCCCTGGAGATCTGTTTCTGTCCTTTGCATATCTGTATGGTCTGTCTTCCCCAGTAGTCTGGGAGTTCCCAAGGGCTGTAtaactcttttttcctcttgacCTCCCCAAAGCCTCAAGGGCAAAAATCAACATACTTTGGAAGGTCAGCTTGGTGCTTGGAACTGATATTTCTGGGTTCCAGTCTTAATTCACTTTTAACATTTGGCAACTAACTTTCAGGGGGCCTACATTTtgattttcaagaaatttttgaTGCTTTCACTTCCCAATAATCCCCTCTCCAATAGAATCCTTTCgtagcaaagaaatgaaattaagcaaaaaaccaaatatattgaCCACATTTGACAATGCGTGTCTCATTCTGTACCTGTAGTTCACCCTAGATTACATCATCAGTTTCTTGGCCTATTTtaccatctctaaaatggaataattctttattcttctccCTACTTCACTGCATTGACACCAatgataataaatgtgaaaacgtttagaaataataaaatgagaaaggctTTGTATTATAGCAGAAAAATTCAGGCAATTGAAAAATAGGTACATATTGAGATAATATGGTAATATTGTTATAGGATGTTAGATTTAGAGATGAGAGGAATCTTAGAGATAATCTATTccaaccttattttacagatcaagaaactgtgACCTGGGGAGGTTAAGTGATATATCCAAAGTCACAGTGGGAATAAATAGCAAAGCTAGAAGTCAGAACCAGGTTTTCTAATGCCAAGGCTATTGATCTTGCTATGATGACAAAAAGTTTCATAGTAACTGTCAggtgattaaaaacaaaaggggAGGAACATTAAGTCATTGACCTTGAAAGAGTTGACACTCACTGTCACCATCCCCAGGTGTAATTGCTGTTGACTTCACCCCCATATTCAGATTGAGGGATCTtggttttaaaagataaatgaccCTTGGTCTCTCTCCTAAGAGATCTCCACAACACTGACTTAAGGTAGTGATTATCTCTTTAATAATAACTGACACATGGTGCTTCAAAGTTTGGCAAATACATTacttatattattttatcctccTAACAACCCTGGAGGTAGCTAtttttattgtccccattttacagatgaagcagctaagattcagagagatgaaatgacttattcaagatcCAGATCCATCCCTCTCTATGATTTCAGAAGCTCTTCAAATCTCATGGGGATCTTTCACAGAGATCCTGTACTTCTAGAATTCTAATTCCTGTCTTTCATAATACTACATGAGAATGAACATGAAAATAGTCACATTGTTATTTTGGCTAATcagaattaaagaaatatttgagaaaCATAAGAACTGAAGTAAAGAGATCTCTACCTTCCATTACCCTGCTCCCTCTGACCTAAGAGGTTTGAGAAGAGATGTAAAAAGGCCTGAAGACTAGAACATATCCAGAAAAGAAGACTCAAAGGTCCTGATTATCTGGTCATCCCAAAATCAGACAATGATTCAACTCCGACTGAGTTCCCCCAAATCCCCTATATCCATTCTTGTCTGACAGTTCAAAGTGAcctattcaaaaaatatttggtCAAATCAAATGTATGCCTGccaaaaagatgattttatgaAGAAGTCACACAAGGCAAGAGTTTCAAGGTGgttagaaaaagcaatacaaggataatctcaaggtttctcttaagaatattaacatgggagacactggcacaggaccgcccagcatgatatgccctcatcagagaagggtCTGTtctccatgagcaaagcagaattgaactagctcagaagaaactcaggatgtgcaaagttagagaagttGCCCTAAATGTTCATAGAGACcatttgtgtctgatctgtgcCAGTttttattgatctgatcagccatagtcagataCATTGTAATTTGATTCTAacatggtgatgtcattttggtcctctgtaAGAATGGAAGGATGACCGTGGTTGGATCTCAGAGATCAACCACTCCAATCCTGAACAAGAATCCTATCTATGACATCTTAAACATTAATACTTTTCAATCACTCATATAGtttacactttttttctttacaggAAAGCTAAATCTGCCTTTCAACAACTTTCACCCATTATTCCTAGTTTTGCACTCGAGGAGACCCTTTTTCACATGATAAATtgtcaaatatttaaatttttctctggCTACACATAGTTTTCCACTCTTCTCACTATGCTGATTGCCCTCATTGCAATGTCCAATCAGAACTAAACACAGTTCTTCAGATGTGGTCTGATCAGAGTAGAATGAAAATCAagccaacaaacatttcttaagcatctactAAGTACCAGTCACTGTTCTAAACACTGAGTCCACAAAGAAAAAAGTAGTCCCTGCTTTTAAAAAGCTCACAAGAAGTTTAATACAACAAAGCCATAAACTTACTTGTTCTGTATGCTTCTCATTTTTGACAATTCCTATTATTCCTATCTTATCCACCTTGGAGGATTATTGTAGAGAGTATACTTTGTAGcataaaacaacatataaatatgCTATTATTAGTAATGTTGATGACAATGGTGCTTAAGGTCATTTTTTTGGCTATCATGTTGTTATTGGCTTATTTTGAGTTTACAATCCATTAAAATGCCCAGGTTTgttttacatgaactgttgctagaCCACTATTCCCCCAtccttttcttgagttttttatCTCAAGTGCAAGACTTTTTATTTAGTCCTACTTGTTAAATGTGCAAAGTTCAAAGTAAATATGAGTCCACCCTTATACTTCTTTTAGGAACTCTGCTTTGTTGAAAAGGgatatgtgtctatatacataGTCTATTTTTAGGAACTTTGCCCTAGCTTCCTTTATCCCCAAGATCTCATTGAcattttatatagtgtttaaaaTTTGCAGAGTTCCATTATTTCAATTGACCCTTACcatatcattatccccattttaaagatgaggaaacagataagTCATGACTTGACCAGggccaagattcaaatccaggtatTTCTAATTTCAAAACCAGTCATTCACTATGACAAATTCAGCACCCCATTCATTATAACAAATCACCTCTCCATCTTAGAAAAACCTCCAGCTCCCTTCCTTCATATCTTTTCCCTGGTGCTTTTAAAATGACccataaagaacaaaaatagagaTTTGTTCCTTTGACTTCAGTCAGTAATCCCTACAACATAATAACCTGGAAAGAAGCAAGCCTGGGGTCAAGAGAAATTTGGGTTTGCCTCTTACTGTCAGTGATTATTAGCTGAGATTATATACGAGTCACTtaaacttctctgaacctcagtagctctattcataaaattaaaataattataataccaaATGATGATAATATCTACATCACATATCATAGgattttgtgagaataaaataaaataacatctgAAAAAATCCTTATAAACCATAAGACATTATATAAATCTTAACTAGTATTCATTTATTTCCAAACTTCTCCCTGTCTGGTAGTATGGGCAATTGGGTCTACTGCCCAAGTAAAGGGACTAGTGGTTGGATTAGGCTCAGACATAGTCGTGTATCAGAGGCCATCATTTACTCATCCTAGAGGGATAGTACCCAAGCTCTCCCCTGGGTTTTTTGAAAAGGAGGTATTCAAGCAGGTATCTTGAAGAGGGGAAGTGACCACTCTCTGAGTTCCATTTTTGCTTATGGATAGATGGAAGAAGCTGGAACATCCTGGGATGGGGAGAGAGTAGGGATAGGAGAgccaaattttcccttctgttttttttttttgtctgtaaaattTTTGGTATCCATATCAGGCATCTATGTCAGCTGTGTATCTTCCTCTCTCCTGACTCCCACTCATCATTCTTTGACTCTATATCCTTGCTATTCTCagttagttttggt contains these protein-coding regions:
- the CALCOCO1 gene encoding calcium-binding and coiled-coil domain-containing protein 1, whose amino-acid sequence is MEESLLSRTPPRGAVTFLNVARTYIPNTKVECHYTLPPGIVANASDWIGIFKTEASSVRDYHTFVWCVIPEGAAEGSAIHSSVQFQASYLPKPGAQFYQFRYVNHKGRVCGQSSSFQFREPRPMDELVMLEESENGSDILLVVPKATVLQNQLEESQQERNDLMRLKLQLEGEVAELKSRVQELETVLQVTKEEQTKLMEKYKGLARAHGELKEERDVLSKQQGDHVARILELEDDIHTISEKVLEKEVELDRVKDTVKALTQEQEKLLGQLKEEQADKEQSQADLQASQVECCRLSTDLQKAKSHQDKQASELQRLQDEVTRTQNLLDEAQQHIAELEPLKEQLRGSQELAVSSQQKAALLGEELASTASARDRTMAELHRNRLELAEANNRLMELSLQWREDKGSWSKERTGLLQNVEAEKDKILKLSAEVLRLEKAVQEERTQRQGLKADLAQEKDSSLVQLSESKRELTELRSALRVFQKEKEQLQEEKQELLEYMRKLEARLEKVADEKWSEDAATEDEEATLGYTTAVLSDSEDEYPEDMRLPSHGLCERGGPGCNPSGPRDTPAHVVISQPSPIAPHTARVHDDSSSDSEAEDEKAVLMAAVQSGGEEASLLLPELGSAFYDVASGFVGGPLSEASPGGPDAPPWKECPICKEQFPEGDKDALEEHVDGHFFFSTQDPFTFE